The Blattabacterium cuenoti sequence ATAATAGATAAAGAACCTCCATTTTCTATATTTCTTGCTGCTCCAAAAAACCTTTTTGGTCTATGTAAAGCATTTGCGTCTACTCCTCCTGATAATACTTTACCAGATGCAGGAGCCACTGTGTTATAAGCTCTAGCTAAACGTGTTATAGAATCTAATAAGATAACTACATCATGAGAACATTCTACCATTCTCTTAGCTTTTTGCAATACTATATTAGCTACTTTCACATGTCTTTCTGCAGGTTCATCAAAAGTGGACGCGATCACTTCTCCTTTAACATTTCGTTGCATATCCGTGACTTCTTCTGGACGTTCATCAATAAGTAATATAATCAAATAGACTTCTGGATGATTGGCCGCAATAGCATTAGCGATTTCTTTTAATAAAGTAGTTTTTCCTGTTTTTGGAGGAGCGACGATCATCCCTCTTTGTCCTTTTCCTATAGGAGTAAAAAGATCGACTATTCTTGTAGAAAGAGTAGCATTTTTTTCAGCTAATTTAAATTTTTCATTTGGAAAAAGTGGAGTCAAATGTTCAAAAGAATCTCTTTCTCTTACAAAAGAAGGAGGTCTTCCATTTATTTCAAGAATTTTAATCAAAGGAAAATATTTTTCTCCATCTTTGGGTGGACGAACTTCTCCTCTTATCGTATCTCCCGTTTTCATTCCAAAAAGTCTAATTTGAGATTGAGAAACGTAAATATCATCAGGAGATGATAAGTAATTAAAATCAGAAGATCTTAAAAATCCATAATTCTCTGGCATTATTTCTAATACCCCCTCACTAATTATAATGCCCTCAAATTCATATTCAGGAGTACGATATTTATTAGTAACCTTCTGTGAAAATACACTTTCTGATCCCGAATAAGATTCTGATCTATCATTTTTTTTCCAATAATATTTTTTTTGGTATTTTCCAGTTTCTTCTGAAAGTTTTGAATAATTTTTTAGATTTTCTTGATTCGTCAATTTTTTTTTTCCATTGACACTTTCTAAAAATGTAGTCTTTGATTCCGTATTTTTTCGACCTTTAAATCCTTTTTTTAATAAAGAATTTTCTATCTTTGGATTTGTTGTAGATGTCGTATTTTTATTATTGCTATTGAAAATGGAAATAATTTTTTCTAGGAGTTCGTTTTTTCGTAATTGTGTACATTTTTTTAATCCTGAAGAACGAGCAATCTCCTGTAATTCAAAAAGTTTTTTACTTTTTAATTCAGTAATATCAAACATAAAGTAATTGGGTTATATTTTATATATGCCATTCTTGGCTTATAAGACAGTATATAATACTATAAACACAATACAATTATACAAATTAATTTGAACTTCTAGAGAAGAAATTAGAAAATATTTTTTTTGCCTATGTTCTATCGGATACAAACTTTTTATTTATTTATATCAATATTAGTTTCTTCTATTTCTTTACATTTTTATCCATATTCCAAAAAATATATCAAGCATTCCTTCTTTTTATTAGATAGATTTATTTTAATTGTTATAATAACATGTTTAATTTTATCTATTTTAAGTTTTCTTTTTTTTCAAAAAAAAAAACTACAAATATTTTTCAATAGTCTAAATATACTTTTCAGTAGTACTACTTTTATATTGATTCTTATTTTTTCATGTTTTCAATCGAATAAATATTTCTTTCTTTCAAGAAAAACGAACCTTTTTCTTACGTTTTTATCTATATGTTTCTTATATCTTTCTAGTAAAGCAATCAAAAATGATATAAAATTAATCCATTCCATGGATAGAATACGATGACAGATGAAATAAGTATTTAAATTCTTTTTGCTAAAAAAACATTGAAAAAAAAATGAAAAAAACTTCATTAATTAAGAAATTTGAAGTACTTGAAAAAGAATTTCATGAAATTTCCAATTCGATTATACAACCTCATATTGTATCCAATCAAAAAAAATATAAAATATTATTAAAGAAGTATCGAAAGTTGGAGAAAGTAGTAAATATTTATGATAAATACAAAAAAAAGTTAACAGCACTTCAAGAAGCTAACTATATTTTAAAAAACGATTCAGATCCAGAAATGAAAGAAATAGCTTATTTGGAAAAAAATCAAATTTTAGAAGATTTGTCTGATTTTGAAAAACAATCAGATGATCTACTATTTGATACTTCTACTACAGGAATAGAAAATATAGAAGACGATCATAGAAATGCTATCGTAGAATTACGTTCTGGAACAGGAGGAGATGAGGCTTGTCTTTTTGTAGAAGATATATTACGAATGTATATAATGTATTTTAAACAAGTAGATTGGAAATATAAAATCATCCATGCTCAAAAAGGAGGAATTCAAGGTTACAAAGAAATAATTTTAGATGTAAGTGGAAAAGAAGGAGTTTATGGAAATTTGAAATTTGAATCTGGAGTCCACCGAGTTCAAAGAATCCCAAAAACAGAATCTCAAGGTAGAGTACACACATCTGCTATCACCGTAGCAGTTCTACCTGAAATAAAAGACATAGAAATGAAGATCAATTTATCGGATATAAAGAAAGACACATTTAGATCCAGTGGATCTGGAGGACAACATGTAAATAAAACAGAATCAGCTGTACGATTAACACATATTCCAACTAAAATAACAGTAGAATGTCAAGAAGAACGTTCGCAACACAAAAATTTTGAAAAAGCGATGAACGTTTTACGATCACGTATTTATCAAAATGAAAAGGAAAAAAGATTTAAAGAACGATCTATAAAGAGAAAATCTTTAGTTTCTACAGGAGATAGATCCGTAAAAATACGGACCTACAATTATCCTAAAGGAAGAATTACGGATCATAGAATTCATAAATCTATTTATGATCTTGTAGGATTCATGAATGGAAATATTCAAGAAATGATTAATCTATTAAAATTATCTGAAAAGAAATAGAAAAAAATCAATAATTATGATTTGATCCATTATCATCAAAATTGGAATCTAAGTGAAGTGTATCTAAAAAATTTGTATTATAGTCTCCTTTCAAAAAGTCATTATTTTGCATAAGCTGTTTATGAAATGGGACAGTCGTACGAATCCCTTCTATTATAAATTCATCTAATGAACGACGCATTTTTTCAATAGTTTCTTTTCTACTTTTTGCGGTAGTGATGATTTTAGCAATCATAGAATCATAATAATGTGGGACTCTATATCCTGCATAAACATGGGTATCTACACGAACCCCTTTTCCTCCTGGTAAATGCATTTGAGTGATTTTTCCAGGCACAGGACGAAAATCTTGATAAGGTTCTTCTGCATTAATTCTGCATTCCATAGAATACATTTTTGGATAATAATTTTTTCCAGAAAGTTTTTTCCCATCAGCTAAAAAAATTTGTTCTTGTATAAGATCTAAACCTGTTATTTCTTCGGTAATAGGATGTTCCACTTGAATTCTCGTATTCATTTCCATAAAATAAAAATTACGATTTTGATCTACTAAAAATTCTATAGTTCCTACTCCTTCATAACGAATAAATTCAGCAGCTTTTATAGCTTCTTCTCCCATTTTCTTTCTCAAAAAATGAGTTAAAAAAGGAGAAGGAGCCTCTTCCACCAGTTTTTGATTTCTTCGTTGAATAGAACAATCTCTTTCGGATAGATGACAAGCTTTTCCATATTGATCACTAATAATTTGTATTTCTATATGTCTTGGATTAATAATTAATTTCTCTATATACATATCTTTTTTTCCAAAAAATGCTAAAGATTCTTTTTTTGCTTCTTCCCAAGAACGTTTTAATCCTTCTTTATCTAAAACAGATCGTATTCCTTTTCCACCACCTCCAGAAACTGCTTTGATAATGATAGGATACCCTATTTTTTCTGCAATTTTTTCTATTTCCTTATAAGAAGATTCCAAAAAACAATCCGATCCAGGAAGACACGAAATTCCAGCTTTTTTCATAGTTTTTTTAGCTGAAATTTTATTTCCCATCTGAATGATATGATTTGGAAGTGGACCTATAAACTTAATTCCATGTTTTTTGCACATAGATGAAAAATAGGCATTTTCAGATAAAAAACCATACCCAGGATGAATGGCGTCTGCATTTGTAATTTCGGCCGCAGATATTAAATTTGGAACATTTAAATACGATTTATATGGAGAAGGAGGACCAATACAAACGGCTTCATCTGCAAAATAAACATGGAGACTATGTCTATCTGCTGTAGAATAAACAGCTACCGTTTTTATCCCCATTTCTTTAGCAGTACGTATGACTCGTAAGGCAATTTCCCCGCGATTAGCAATTAATATTTTTTTAAACATAAATTGTAATGTATCCGATTCTTTTAATAATTAGGATCTAAAACAAATAAAGGTTGATCATAATCAACTGGAGTAGAATCTTCTACAAGAATTTTCACAATTTTTCCATCTACTTCAGATTCTATATCATTAAATAGCTTCATTGCTTCTATTACACAAATTTTTGTTCCTATTTTTATCTTATCTCCTACTTTCACAAAGGGGTCTTTATCTGGATGAGGTCTACGATAAAAAGTTCCAATCATAGGAGATTTAATAGTGATGTACTGATTCTTATCAGGTTTTTTTTCCATTTCTAATTTAGAAAACCTATCGGAAAAATCCGAAACAGGAGAATAAATTCTTCTGTTTTTTTTGTATAAAATTGGATTCAATGACTTGTTTCTTTTTTTTCTAAAAATGTTATTCTTAATATGAATTTGAGCTTCTCCTATTTTCACCCTTACTTCACGAATATTAAATTTCGAAATCAATTGAATCAGTGATTTAATATTTTTAAAATCCATAAATTTTACCGATAATCTACTTAAGATGGATTATCTTTTTGCAATACCATTTTCCCTCTATAATATAGTTTGCCTTCATGCCAATAAGCATGGTGATACAAATGTTTTTGGTGAGTTAAAGGACATTTAACTAATAAAGGTTCCTGTATTTTTATATGAGCTCTTCTTTTATTTCTCCTAGATTTAGATTGTCTTCTTTTAGGATGTGCCATAATAAATAATATACTCTTTTAATAAATCACTAATTTAGAAATAAAATTAAATGCTCTATAATAAAAATAATTTTTTTATATTTAATAATCATATTCCTAATAAGTTTTTCTTGATTTTTTTTTATGCATCAATTAACTAAACGTAGTGTGGATTATTCCAAATGGTATAATGAAATTATCATTAGATCTGGCTTAGCAGAATTTTCCGGCATTCGTGGTTTTATGATTATCAAGCCATATGGTTTTTCTATATGGGAAATCATAAAAAACACATTAGACAAAA is a genomic window containing:
- a CDS encoding DUF4293 family protein; protein product: MFYRIQTFYLFISILVSSISLHFYPYSKKYIKHSFFLLDRFILIVIITCLILSILSFLFFQKKKLQIFFNSLNILFSSTTFILILIFSCFQSNKYFFLSRKTNLFLTFLSICFLYLSSKAIKNDIKLIHSMDRIR
- the rpmF gene encoding 50S ribosomal protein L32; this encodes MAHPKRRQSKSRRNKRRAHIKIQEPLLVKCPLTHQKHLYHHAYWHEGKLYYRGKMVLQKDNPS
- the accB gene encoding acetyl-CoA carboxylase biotin carboxyl carrier protein, yielding MDFKNIKSLIQLISKFNIREVRVKIGEAQIHIKNNIFRKKRNKSLNPILYKKNRRIYSPVSDFSDRFSKLEMEKKPDKNQYITIKSPMIGTFYRRPHPDKDPFVKVGDKIKIGTKICVIEAMKLFNDIESEVDGKIVKILVEDSTPVDYDQPLFVLDPNY
- the accC gene encoding acetyl-CoA carboxylase biotin carboxylase subunit codes for the protein MFKKILIANRGEIALRVIRTAKEMGIKTVAVYSTADRHSLHVYFADEAVCIGPPSPYKSYLNVPNLISAAEITNADAIHPGYGFLSENAYFSSMCKKHGIKFIGPLPNHIIQMGNKISAKKTMKKAGISCLPGSDCFLESSYKEIEKIAEKIGYPIIIKAVSGGGGKGIRSVLDKEGLKRSWEEAKKESLAFFGKKDMYIEKLIINPRHIEIQIISDQYGKACHLSERDCSIQRRNQKLVEEAPSPFLTHFLRKKMGEEAIKAAEFIRYEGVGTIEFLVDQNRNFYFMEMNTRIQVEHPITEEITGLDLIQEQIFLADGKKLSGKNYYPKMYSMECRINAEEPYQDFRPVPGKITQMHLPGGKGVRVDTHVYAGYRVPHYYDSMIAKIITTAKSRKETIEKMRRSLDEFIIEGIRTTVPFHKQLMQNNDFLKGDYNTNFLDTLHLDSNFDDNGSNHNY
- the prfA gene encoding peptide chain release factor 1, with the protein product MKKTSLIKKFEVLEKEFHEISNSIIQPHIVSNQKKYKILLKKYRKLEKVVNIYDKYKKKLTALQEANYILKNDSDPEMKEIAYLEKNQILEDLSDFEKQSDDLLFDTSTTGIENIEDDHRNAIVELRSGTGGDEACLFVEDILRMYIMYFKQVDWKYKIIHAQKGGIQGYKEIILDVSGKEGVYGNLKFESGVHRVQRIPKTESQGRVHTSAITVAVLPEIKDIEMKINLSDIKKDTFRSSGSGGQHVNKTESAVRLTHIPTKITVECQEERSQHKNFEKAMNVLRSRIYQNEKEKRFKERSIKRKSLVSTGDRSVKIRTYNYPKGRITDHRIHKSIYDLVGFMNGNIQEMINLLKLSEKK
- the rho gene encoding transcription termination factor Rho, with product MFDITELKSKKLFELQEIARSSGLKKCTQLRKNELLEKIISIFNSNNKNTTSTTNPKIENSLLKKGFKGRKNTESKTTFLESVNGKKKLTNQENLKNYSKLSEETGKYQKKYYWKKNDRSESYSGSESVFSQKVTNKYRTPEYEFEGIIISEGVLEIMPENYGFLRSSDFNYLSSPDDIYVSQSQIRLFGMKTGDTIRGEVRPPKDGEKYFPLIKILEINGRPPSFVRERDSFEHLTPLFPNEKFKLAEKNATLSTRIVDLFTPIGKGQRGMIVAPPKTGKTTLLKEIANAIAANHPEVYLIILLIDERPEEVTDMQRNVKGEVIASTFDEPAERHVKVANIVLQKAKRMVECSHDVVILLDSITRLARAYNTVAPASGKVLSGGVDANALHRPKRFFGAARNIENGGSLSIIATAMIDTGSKMDEVIFEEFKGTGNKELQLDRKIANKRIYPAIDLVSSSTRKDDLLLDTNTLQRMWILRKHLSDMNPVEAMEFLRSRMARTQNNEEFLISMNG